Part of the Candidatus Zixiibacteriota bacterium genome is shown below.
GTTTCTCGACGGTCTGCCGCAGGGTGGAGTCCGCCACTGGCGGAGTAGCTCGTCGGGCTCATAACTCCGCCGCGGCGGATCGCAGGTTCAAATCCTGCCCCCGCCACCAAATAGCAGTCCATTCCTCTGGGGAGAGGGAATTCTGTTTACCGTCTATGTCATTTTGTCTGAGTCGGGGCGACGGTACACCGGCTACAGCGAAGATCTCGACAAGCGTGTTGGCCAACACAACTCCGGGCTCTGCAAAACCACCAAAGTCGATACTGGCTGGCGGGTCGTTTACACAGAGGTGTATGCAACTCGGTCCGCGGCGATGAAACGCGAGCGCTGGCTCAAAAGCGGTGTTGGACGAGAGTTTCTCGACGGTCTGCCGCAGGGTGGAGTCCGCCACTGGCGGAGTAGCTCGTCGGGCTCATAACTCCGCCGCGGCGGATCGCAGGTTCAAATCCTGCCCCCGCCACCAAATAGCAGTCCATTCCTCCGGGGAGAGGGAATTCTGTTTACCGTCTATGTCATTTTGTCTGAGTCGGGGCGACGGTATACCGGCTACAGCGAAGATCTCGACAAGCGTGTTGGCGACTCCGGCGAGACGGGGCGAGCTTTGGCAGTCATGAGCGCCGCGGACTATGGGATCTGTCGGGCGAAAGTTTGTGATTGATTCCTGTCGGCGGGAGTGCTTCACTTTCGTTCAGCAATGCTCCCGTCAGGAGCGAAGATCGATTCTACGATGCGCAGAGAGGACGAACAGGATATGAGCGTGACTCCCGAAATCCTGCAGGCAATCGGAAACACGTCAATTGTGCAACTCCGGCGTGTTATACCATCGGGGTGTGCTAAAATTCTCGTGAAGCTGGAGTGGGAGAATCCGACCGGCAGTATGAAAGATCGGGCGGCGCAGGCGATGATCGCGCGGGCCGAAGAGGACGGCCGCTTGAAACCCGGTTACACCGTGGTCGAGTATACAGGCGGCAGCACCGGGATATCACTCGCCCTGATATGTGTGGCAAGAGGGTATCGACTCCGGATAGTGACTTCGGACGCCTTCAGCAGGGACAAGCTGACACAGATGGCCGCATTCGGCGCGGAGTTGACACTTGTCCCGAGTGAGGGCGGATTGACCACGAAGAAACTGATCCTGGACATGATCGAGTGTGCGCGACAGATCGCTTCGGAGCCGTGCACATATTGGACAGACCAGTTGCATAATGTAGACAGTATCGCTGGTTATTATCCGTTGGGCGAGGAGATATGGAATCAGACGGACGGCCGAATCGATGCGTTCGTGCACAGTGTCGGTACGGGTGCATCGTCGCGGGGAATAGCTGCGGTGCTGAAAAGCCACAGTCCGCTCGTGAACGTGGTGGCCGTCGAGCCGGCCGAGTCGGCTGTGCTGGCGGGGGGACAGCCCGGCCCGCATAAAATCGAAGGAGTGGGGATCGGCTACACTCCCCCGCTCTGGGAGCCGAGCCTTGTGGATGAAATCGCCGCTGTGAGCACGGCGGATGCAAAAGCGATGGTGCGACGACTGGCGCGCGAGGAAGGATTGTTCGCGGGAACGTCATCGGGGGCAAATGTCGTCGCGGCCATCCGAATCGGCGAACGGCTTGGCCCTGAGGCCACAGTCGTGACGCTGATGTGCGATTCCGGGCTGAAATACCTGAGTACGGATGTATACAGTCTCACGTGAGACTGTCACCAGGAACACAAAACATGGCAGGCGGAGTCGCCTGCCATGCTTCGCAGTCACAATTTCAATTGTAATCGCGGATCCGTCCGAGAGACCGGTCACGGCGCGAGTATCAGCACAGGAGCGTCGAACGCTCGTGGCGGAGCGGTATCGTACGGTTCGGAAGACGATCATGGTTTTCAGGGCGTGCCAGACCTCATCGTCGACCTCTCCGGTGTACAGGTCAATCGTGCGACCGACATTGTCGCGGAAGCAACGAAGCTGATCGCGGACACCCAATTCCGCCATTTGGTCGTTCACATCGACAGCAGAGAATCCGTTCGGCTCATTTCCGTTGTCGCCGTAGGCGCTGTTAGCGGCAAGAATTCTGTCATCGTATATATCGTCGCATCCCAATCAGCTGTGATCTTCCCGGGTTTCTGAGAGGAGTCCGCCGAGGTTGGACAAATGGAAGGCGGAAAGCGATCCCGATGCTCTCGCACCCGGATCGCTTGACAAAGTATACGCAGGGTCTCAGTTGATCATGATCATCTTGCGCGTGTCGGCATAGTTGTCCGTCTGCAGTCAGTAGAGATAAACGCTGCTGGAGTCACGGTCGGCCTGTCATTCTGGCGACTGGCCGGGAATAAAAACGGAAAGGCAGGGTGGATAGCGATGAGAACGGTGCTTGCAGTCGTGCTGGCGGGCCTCTCGCTCTGCGTCGGGGCGCTCGCCGCTGAAAAAGCAATGCTTCGCCCCCACGTATGGTTTGGGACGACCGTTACCTCCCCGTCGGCCGACGACCTCGGCTACGTGAGCGCCGACGGAGATAATCTTGATTCCTATCTTGACCATAGCAAGATGAATTACGGCGCCGGACTTCAGTGGTTTCTTCCGAGCACCACCAACATTCGGTTCGGCGGCGATATCGGCATGCGGAAGTTGTTCTCGGCCGAATTCAACACGGGAAGCGAAGACATTTCCTTCGTCGACGAAGATAACGACACCGAAGACGAGTACGACATCGTTGTGCCGGAGGTGGCCGAATATGCGCTTCCCACTCCAACTTTTTCCTGCAGGGAGGCGCATGTCTATTTGTCGTATTATGTTGGGGCACACAACCGGGTTGGTCCGATCGGATCGACGCAGACGTCTACTGACCGTTGCGATTCTGCAGATTGGTCGGCAGGACGTATCTTTTGTCTTGCGGGCTGAGGATCACGACCCCATATTGCAGCGGGGAATGTTTTGGAGATATCTGCTCGCACATCACTGCTTCGGGCGCTGCTCACACTGGTGATCGGTCTCACATGTGCCGGCGCCGCCGGCAGCAAGGACTCCGCCAATCTCGCGATACGTGAATTTCGCAAAATCAAGATATCGGATCGCGCAACCGACCCGGCGGAGGCAGCGGTCAAACTCGAAGTCCGCTGCCTCACCGAGCGCGGCGCCCGCAACCAGCAGCTATTCGTGAAGGATCGTTACGGGGCACGTGTCGATAAGGTAACCGTACGCGTCAATGGGAAGAAAATTCATGCGGATTTCGTGTCCGCAGTCTATCCCAAACGTCAGGATGTCTTCTTTTCTGATACGAGGCTGTGGGCCATAACGATTCCCCGGTCGGTTACGACAGGCGATGTGGTGACGGTGGAATACAAGGTCCGTTACAGCGCCTTCGCCGAACTTGATCTGCTGCAAATCCCGAATTATGGATTCTACGAGCGCTATGAGTTGGAGATCGATCACCCCTCGAACGTGGATGTCGCGTTTGAGTGGTATTTCCCTGCC
Proteins encoded:
- a CDS encoding cysteine synthase family protein; the encoded protein is MRREDEQDMSVTPEILQAIGNTSIVQLRRVIPSGCAKILVKLEWENPTGSMKDRAAQAMIARAEEDGRLKPGYTVVEYTGGSTGISLALICVARGYRLRIVTSDAFSRDKLTQMAAFGAELTLVPSEGGLTTKKLILDMIECARQIASEPCTYWTDQLHNVDSIAGYYPLGEEIWNQTDGRIDAFVHSVGTGASSRGIAAVLKSHSPLVNVVAVEPAESAVLAGGQPGPHKIEGVGIGYTPPLWEPSLVDEIAAVSTADAKAMVRRLAREEGLFAGTSSGANVVAAIRIGERLGPEATVVTLMCDSGLKYLSTDVYSLT